A window of Leptotrichia trevisanii DSM 22070 contains these coding sequences:
- a CDS encoding S1C family serine protease — protein sequence MKKINLKKGNKKFALFSMLFLILSCSNKTENNSGNTNNMANVEQQKSISQEDLQKYTKNAVQTQDAFVSVHNSVKDSIVNIRTKKTVTVNTYNPLEELLYGRSGGQEKRESGSLGSGFVVSKDGYIVTNNHVIDGADEIYVKFSNGREYRTKLVGTSPEVDIAVLKIDSNETFKPLEFANSDQVQIGQWSIAFGNPLGLNDSMTVGIVSAAGRSSLGIEEIENFIQTDAAINQGNSGGPLIDITGKVIGVNTAIYSQSGGSVGIGFAIPANLVMTVKDSIIANGKFEKPYIGVYLNNLDENKVKALNLKSSNGVFISDIVPNGPAAVAGITKNDVITAVDGKEVNSAGAFVGEIAAKKVGQTIKLTVYRNGQATEVAVTLVKTPSAIEQQRFIQQRQQQLGR from the coding sequence ATGAAAAAAATAAATTTAAAAAAGGGGAATAAAAAATTTGCTTTATTTTCAATGTTATTTTTAATTTTAAGCTGTTCCAATAAAACTGAAAATAATTCAGGCAATACAAATAATATGGCAAATGTTGAGCAGCAAAAAAGCATTTCTCAGGAGGATTTGCAAAAATATACTAAAAATGCGGTACAGACGCAGGATGCCTTTGTGAGCGTGCATAACAGCGTTAAGGATTCGATTGTAAATATCAGAACTAAAAAGACTGTTACAGTAAATACTTACAATCCGCTGGAAGAACTGTTATACGGACGTTCTGGCGGGCAGGAAAAACGTGAGTCAGGTTCACTTGGTTCAGGATTTGTTGTTTCAAAGGACGGATATATTGTTACAAATAACCATGTTATCGACGGTGCAGATGAAATTTATGTAAAATTCTCAAATGGACGTGAATATCGTACAAAACTTGTAGGAACTTCACCAGAAGTTGACATCGCTGTATTAAAAATTGACTCAAACGAAACTTTCAAACCACTGGAATTTGCAAACTCAGATCAAGTCCAAATCGGACAATGGTCAATCGCCTTTGGAAATCCATTAGGACTAAACGACTCAATGACAGTGGGAATTGTAAGTGCCGCTGGACGTAGCTCGTTAGGAATTGAAGAAATTGAAAACTTTATTCAGACTGATGCCGCAATCAATCAAGGAAACAGTGGAGGGCCACTAATTGATATAACAGGCAAGGTTATTGGAGTAAATACTGCGATTTATTCACAAAGCGGAGGAAGTGTAGGAATCGGATTTGCAATTCCGGCAAACTTGGTAATGACTGTAAAAGATTCAATTATTGCAAACGGTAAATTTGAAAAACCATATATTGGTGTATATTTAAACAATTTAGATGAAAATAAAGTAAAAGCTCTTAATCTAAAATCTTCAAATGGAGTATTTATAAGCGATATTGTTCCAAATGGCCCAGCCGCAGTGGCAGGAATAACTAAAAATGACGTTATTACAGCTGTTGACGGAAAAGAAGTAAATTCTGCTGGAGCATTCGTTGGAGAAATAGCCGCTAAAAAAGTTGGACAAACTATAAAATTAACTG
- a CDS encoding KdsC family phosphatase — MIKLILLDVDGTLTDGGIYLGNSGEELKKFNVKDGYAIVNAQKLGIKFGIITGGKSELVSKRAERLKIKYLYQDISEKTVILDEIMQITGLQKEEIAYMGDDLNDIKIMKKVGFSGTPLDGVNEAKIIADFISTKNGGEGAVREFIETILKKDKLFQKFLINVK; from the coding sequence ATGATAAAATTAATTTTACTGGATGTAGATGGAACACTTACTGATGGCGGTATCTACCTTGGGAATAGCGGCGAAGAATTAAAGAAATTCAACGTAAAGGACGGCTATGCCATTGTAAATGCACAAAAATTAGGCATTAAATTTGGAATTATTACGGGCGGAAAATCTGAACTGGTAAGCAAACGTGCCGAAAGGCTTAAAATAAAATACCTGTATCAGGACATTTCAGAAAAAACTGTTATTTTAGATGAAATAATGCAAATCACAGGACTTCAAAAAGAAGAAATTGCCTATATGGGTGACGATTTAAATGATATAAAAATTATGAAAAAAGTAGGCTTTTCTGGAACTCCACTAGATGGAGTAAATGAAGCAAAAATAATAGCAGACTTCATTTCTACTAAAAACGGCGGAGAAGGAGCAGTGCGGGAATTTATCGAAACTATCTTGAAAAAAGATAAGTTATTTCAAAAATTTCTAATAAACGTAAAGTAA
- a CDS encoding DegV family protein, with the protein MAIKYLDAKRLKLVFIGGGKWVTKHEDLLNELNVYPVPDGDTGSNMSMTLNSMINDLEEKTDDKIKMPELVEVVEEAVLMGARGNSGTILSQVITGFLKGIGEKVKLLPKDVAEALVSAKETAYNAVSEPIEGTMLTVIRKISEKAMECADKFEDLVEFLREIVEAGEKAVEETPDLLPKLKEAGVVDAGGKGLFFFFEGFYKVTTELNLLAELKKAQVKETEFDKTIANIDHDPESIHFQYCTEYIILNGDFDTDEYKKRVLELGDSAVFAQTSKKFKTHIHTNHPGKAIEIALEYGPLEKMKIENMKLQHDNLQIFSEKDEAKIFVNPKIDKTKSAFVILADSENLKDEFLKIGADVVILGGQSKNPSVQEILNAIDKTEKENVYVLPNNKNVITTAKMAAEKAQKTVMVLDTKTMLDGYYFLKNKEIDIDEVKEAAARNYSVEITKAVRDTKVDDLTIAKNDFIGLVNGKIKYAKKSLKDITDVILADLITKNTITTVVVSGNEKDEKSQKNIEEKLTEIKTTVIDGNQENYYYYFYIENKDPNMPEIAILTDSVSDLTNEDIEGLPIRIVPLKIDINGELYRDGVEITKTEFWHEMLDNDATIKTSQPSPQDFLNAYNKLFEKGYKKIISIHPSSKLSGTIQAAKVGRSLTNRENDIELIDSLGASLLQGFLVLGAAGKSVRGESFTEIINWVNNFRTKGKLLMIIPDLKYLEKGGRIGKASSTIAGALNMKPILTVNQGEVTVEKKVLGERNAQKYIEKYIERESKKQSIVLMSGWGGTPTELENVVRIYSEVENNPKINSLILNREIGAVIGAHAGPVYGIFIFPRLS; encoded by the coding sequence ATGGCAATAAAATATTTGGACGCCAAGAGGCTAAAATTAGTGTTCATTGGTGGAGGAAAATGGGTTACAAAACATGAGGACTTATTAAATGAATTAAATGTTTATCCAGTGCCTGATGGAGATACTGGGAGCAATATGTCAATGACATTAAATTCTATGATAAATGATTTGGAAGAAAAAACAGATGATAAAATAAAAATGCCTGAACTTGTGGAAGTAGTTGAAGAAGCTGTACTGATGGGAGCTAGAGGGAATTCGGGTACAATTTTATCACAAGTGATTACAGGATTTTTAAAGGGTATAGGTGAAAAGGTTAAGTTATTACCAAAAGATGTCGCCGAGGCTCTTGTAAGTGCTAAAGAAACAGCGTATAATGCCGTAAGTGAGCCAATTGAGGGGACAATGCTGACTGTTATCAGAAAGATTTCTGAAAAGGCGATGGAATGTGCTGATAAATTTGAGGATTTAGTTGAATTTTTAAGAGAAATTGTGGAGGCCGGGGAAAAAGCGGTGGAAGAAACACCTGACTTGCTTCCAAAATTAAAAGAAGCTGGAGTAGTTGATGCCGGTGGAAAAGGATTATTTTTCTTTTTTGAAGGGTTCTATAAAGTTACAACGGAACTGAACTTGCTGGCTGAATTAAAAAAGGCTCAAGTAAAAGAAACTGAATTTGACAAGACAATAGCAAATATTGATCACGATCCTGAAAGCATACATTTTCAATATTGTACAGAATACATCATTCTAAATGGGGATTTTGACACAGATGAGTACAAAAAACGTGTACTTGAACTGGGAGATTCTGCGGTATTTGCACAAACTTCCAAAAAATTCAAGACACATATTCACACAAACCATCCTGGAAAGGCAATAGAAATTGCATTGGAATATGGGCCGCTTGAAAAGATGAAAATAGAAAATATGAAATTGCAGCATGATAATCTGCAAATCTTTAGCGAAAAGGACGAAGCAAAAATCTTTGTAAATCCAAAAATTGATAAAACAAAATCTGCATTCGTGATTTTGGCTGATTCTGAAAACTTGAAAGATGAATTTTTGAAAATCGGTGCAGATGTGGTAATTCTTGGAGGGCAAAGTAAAAATCCGAGCGTTCAGGAAATTTTAAATGCAATTGATAAAACCGAAAAGGAAAATGTTTATGTCCTGCCGAATAATAAAAATGTTATCACAACAGCTAAAATGGCAGCCGAAAAAGCTCAAAAAACCGTGATGGTTCTGGACACAAAAACAATGCTTGATGGATATTATTTCCTAAAAAATAAGGAAATTGACATTGACGAAGTGAAGGAAGCTGCTGCAAGAAACTATTCTGTAGAAATTACAAAAGCTGTAAGAGATACAAAAGTAGACGACTTGACAATAGCAAAAAATGACTTTATAGGACTTGTAAACGGAAAAATAAAATATGCAAAAAAATCATTAAAAGATATTACAGATGTGATATTAGCTGATTTGATAACTAAAAACACTATAACAACAGTCGTTGTAAGTGGAAATGAAAAAGATGAAAAATCGCAAAAAAATATTGAGGAAAAATTAACAGAAATAAAAACAACTGTAATTGACGGAAATCAGGAAAACTATTACTACTACTTCTACATTGAAAATAAAGATCCTAATATGCCTGAAATTGCTATTTTAACTGATTCTGTGTCAGACTTGACAAATGAGGATATTGAAGGCTTGCCAATAAGAATTGTACCTTTGAAAATTGATATAAATGGAGAGCTTTATAGAGATGGTGTAGAAATCACAAAAACTGAATTTTGGCACGAAATGCTTGATAATGATGCAACAATAAAAACATCTCAGCCATCACCGCAGGACTTTTTAAATGCCTACAATAAATTATTTGAAAAAGGGTATAAAAAAATAATTTCTATTCATCCATCTTCAAAATTGAGCGGAACAATACAAGCCGCAAAAGTTGGAAGAAGTTTGACAAACAGGGAAAATGACATTGAGCTGATTGATAGTCTGGGGGCTTCATTGCTGCAAGGATTCCTTGTATTAGGAGCTGCTGGAAAATCTGTAAGAGGTGAAAGTTTTACAGAAATTATCAACTGGGTAAATAACTTTAGGACAAAAGGTAAACTGCTTATGATTATTCCAGATTTGAAATATCTTGAAAAAGGCGGAAGAATCGGAAAGGCAAGTTCAACAATAGCAGGGGCATTAAATATGAAACCTATTCTAACTGTAAATCAAGGGGAAGTTACAGTTGAGAAAAAGGTTCTGGGTGAACGTAATGCACAAAAATACATCGAAAAATACATTGAGCGTGAAAGCAAGAAACAAAGTATCGTTCTTATGAGCGGTTGGGGTGGAACTCCGACAGAGCTTGAAAATGTAGTGAGAATTTATTCAGAAGTGGAAAATAATCCAAAAATAAATTCATTAATATTAAACAGAGAAATTGGAGCAGTAATTGGAGCTCATGCAGGCCCTGTTTACGGAATATTCATATTTCCAAGATTAAGTTAA
- a CDS encoding biotin--[acetyl-CoA-carboxylase] ligase produces MKFKFFDEINSTNIYLRRQLKLEEFEVIVAKKQTDGRGKRDSVWISNEGAALFSFAVKDDIELDEKITIFAGYIVHEVLKKYISSQDKLTFKWPNDIYYENKKMCGILCEKARNHIIIGIGININNTDFGMFREKAVSLVEITGKIHPIQQIIEEVVSNFENQFHSLNKNWENVLKIVNENSYLKGKKIRIKQRNGKFSEKEYRFLRVDRRGRISLIARGDSDEAKFTSLEFKVI; encoded by the coding sequence TTGAAATTTAAATTTTTTGATGAAATAAATTCGACAAATATATATTTAAGACGACAATTGAAATTAGAAGAATTTGAAGTTATAGTTGCAAAAAAGCAAACAGATGGAAGAGGTAAGAGGGATAGTGTATGGATTTCAAACGAGGGGGCGGCGCTATTCTCCTTTGCCGTTAAGGATGACATTGAATTGGATGAAAAAATAACAATTTTTGCAGGCTACATTGTCCACGAAGTATTAAAAAAGTATATAAGCAGTCAAGATAAACTAACTTTCAAATGGCCAAACGATATTTATTACGAAAATAAAAAAATGTGCGGAATTTTATGCGAAAAAGCAAGAAACCACATAATAATAGGAATTGGAATAAATATTAATAACACTGACTTTGGAATGTTTCGTGAAAAAGCTGTTTCGCTTGTGGAAATCACTGGAAAAATTCATCCCATACAGCAAATTATAGAAGAAGTCGTATCAAATTTTGAGAATCAATTTCATAGCTTAAATAAAAATTGGGAAAATGTATTAAAAATTGTAAACGAAAATAGCTACTTAAAAGGGAAAAAAATAAGAATAAAACAACGAAATGGAAAGTTTTCAGAAAAGGAATACAGATTTTTACGTGTAGATAGAAGAGGTAGAATTTCGCTTATTGCCAGAGGTGATAGTGATGAAGCGAAGTTTACTTCATTGGAGTTTAAAGTTATATAA
- the rfbD gene encoding dTDP-4-dehydrorhamnose reductase: MKILLTGSNGQLGHDFQTLFDNLNIKYMATDYQELDITSEENLEKFFEKNNDFTHIINCAAYNDVDKAENDDKVFLLNEQAPQKLAEFAKKINAIFVTYSTDFVFDGKKGRSYVEDDIPTPTSHYGLAKANGEKLVLENYKKSFVIRTSWVLGKANNNFNTQVINWSKNRDTLNIVDDQISAPTYSKDLAEFSWKLIQTGQFGLYHITNNGTASKYDQAKYVLEKIGWKGTLETAKTEDFNLPAKRPHFSKLSSEKVEKLLGEKIPDWKNGIDRYLIEMGIIKK, encoded by the coding sequence ATGAAAATACTATTAACTGGCTCCAACGGCCAACTAGGACATGACTTCCAAACACTATTTGATAATCTGAATATAAAATATATGGCAACTGATTATCAGGAACTAGATATAACAAGTGAAGAAAATTTAGAAAAGTTTTTTGAAAAAAACAATGATTTTACACACATAATAAATTGTGCTGCGTATAATGATGTGGATAAAGCAGAAAATGACGATAAAGTCTTTTTGCTAAACGAGCAGGCACCCCAAAAACTAGCAGAATTTGCTAAAAAAATAAATGCAATTTTTGTAACTTATTCAACTGATTTTGTATTTGATGGAAAAAAGGGAAGAAGTTATGTAGAAGATGATATTCCTACTCCTACATCGCATTATGGACTTGCAAAGGCGAATGGAGAAAAATTAGTATTGGAAAATTATAAAAAATCCTTTGTAATAAGAACATCATGGGTTTTGGGAAAAGCTAACAATAATTTTAATACCCAAGTCATCAACTGGAGTAAAAATCGTGATACATTAAATATAGTTGATGATCAGATTTCTGCACCCACATATTCAAAGGATTTGGCAGAATTTTCGTGGAAATTGATACAGACTGGACAATTTGGGTTGTATCATATTACAAATAATGGGACTGCCAGTAAATATGATCAGGCAAAATATGTATTGGAAAAAATAGGTTGGAAAGGGACTCTTGAAACTGCGAAAACAGAAGATTTCAATCTCCCTGCCAAAAGGCCTCATTTTTCAAAGTTATCTTCTGAGAAGGTTGAAAAACTGTTGGGAGAGAAGATTCCAGATTGGAAAAACGGGATTGACAGATATTTAATAGAAATGGGAATAATAAAAAAATAG
- a CDS encoding GtrA family protein — MKNLKKIFIQFIKFLFISGTGWVIDFGLYLILTGIFNLKILYSNILSSIPAITFVFIVSTKKIFKENKKGFSIKQKYIIYFLYQMILIFFISSLAQILYILAIKNNINFSSLKLIIKLLITPITMILNFFVIKYLAEKL; from the coding sequence TTGAAAAATTTAAAAAAAATTTTTATACAATTTATAAAATTTCTATTTATATCAGGAACTGGATGGGTTATAGATTTTGGATTATACTTAATATTAACTGGTATATTTAATCTTAAAATACTGTATTCAAACATATTAAGCTCTATACCAGCAATAACTTTTGTTTTCATAGTTTCTACAAAAAAAATATTCAAAGAGAATAAAAAAGGATTTTCAATAAAACAGAAATATATAATATATTTTTTATATCAGATGATATTAATATTTTTTATATCTTCATTAGCACAAATATTATATATATTGGCTATTAAAAATAATATTAATTTTAGTTCATTAAAACTAATTATAAAACTTTTAATAACTCCAATTACTATGATACTAAACTTTTTTGTTATAAAATATTTAGCTGAAAAACTTTAG